One region of Malania oleifera isolate guangnan ecotype guangnan chromosome 6, ASM2987363v1, whole genome shotgun sequence genomic DNA includes:
- the LOC131157393 gene encoding beta-carotene isomerase D27, chloroplastic isoform X1, with amino-acid sequence MVVLSFQAVGFPAPNGPHQCQNCSVLRRRQSGGIRVGNTNIRCGIAEPSGEPAPVGQKTQYRDGVFERAFMTLFARKMERFGKAGADDQKKKKKKKKNGWGNWGWWDEYEYESFVEVSKRVMQGRSRLQQQQVVTEVLLSMLPPGAPAQFRKLFPPTKWAAEFNAALTVPFFHWLVGPSEVVEVEVDGVKQRSGVHIKKCSIVTFILHSCKSMYSISCHLYHCPSTYFCFFVLFHLFIFSFFDKFFQSRYLENSGCVGMCVNMCKIPTQDFFTNEFGLPLTMIPNFEDMSCDMVYGQVPPRFEEDPVSKQPCLADVCSMANPSSSICPKLQA; translated from the exons ATGGTAGTTCTAAGCTTTCAAGCGGTGGGGTTTCCAGCACCCAATGGTCCTCATCAATGCCAAAACTGTTCGGTGCTTCGAAGAAGACAGAGCGGCGGAATTAGAGTCGGTAATACTAATATCCGGTGCGGAATAGCGGAGCCGTCGGGGGAGCCAGCGCCGGTGGGGCAGAAGACGCAGTACAGAGACGGGGTGTTTGAGAGGGCGTTCATGACTCTGTTCGCTCGGAAGATGGAGAGGTTTGGGAAAGCAGGGGCTgatgatcagaagaagaagaagaagaagaagaagaatggatGGGGAAATTGGGGATGGTGGGATGAGTATGAGTACGAGAGTTTTGTTGAAGTGTCGAAGAGAGTGATGCAGGGGAGGTCTCGTTTGCAGCAGCAGCAAGTGGTGACGGAGGTCCTCTTGTCCATGCTTCCCCCTGGCGCTCCTGctcag TTTAGAAAACTCTTTCCACCAACGAAGTGGGCTGCAGAATTCAATGCTGCACTAACAGTGCCTTTCTTCCACTGGTTAGTTGGGCCTTCAGAG GTTGTGGAAGTTGAGGTAGATGGAGTGAAGCAAAGAAGTGGAGTGCATATAAAGAAATGCAG CATTGTCACTTTCATACTTCATTCTTGCAAATCTATGTACAGCATCAGTTGCCATTTATATCACTGCCCAAGtacttatttttgtttttttgttttgtttcatttatttattttttcattttttgacaaattttttCAATCAAGGTACCTGGAGAACAGTGGGTGTGTTGGAATGTGTGTGAACATGTGCAAAATTCCTACCCAAGATTTCTTCACAAATGAATTTGGGCTTCCTTTGACCATGATTCCAA ATTTTGAGGATATGAGTTGTGACATGGTGTATGGCCAAGTGCCACCCAGGTTCGAGGAGGATCCAGTGTCCAAACAGCCTTGTCTTGCAGATGTTT GCTCCATGGCAAACCCTAGCTCCAGTATCTGCCCTAAACTACAAGCTTGA
- the LOC131157393 gene encoding beta-carotene isomerase D27, chloroplastic isoform X2 gives MVVLSFQAVGFPAPNGPHQCQNCSVLRRRQSGGIRVGNTNIRCGIAEPSGEPAPVGQKTQYRDGVFERAFMTLFARKMERFGKAGADDQKKKKKKKKNGWGNWGWWDEYEYESFVEVSKRVMQGRSRLQQQQVVTEVLLSMLPPGAPAQFRKLFPPTKWAAEFNAALTVPFFHWLVGPSEVVEVEVDGVKQRSGVHIKKCRYLENSGCVGMCVNMCKIPTQDFFTNEFGLPLTMIPNFEDMSCDMVYGQVPPRFEEDPVSKQPCLADVCSMANPSSSICPKLQA, from the exons ATGGTAGTTCTAAGCTTTCAAGCGGTGGGGTTTCCAGCACCCAATGGTCCTCATCAATGCCAAAACTGTTCGGTGCTTCGAAGAAGACAGAGCGGCGGAATTAGAGTCGGTAATACTAATATCCGGTGCGGAATAGCGGAGCCGTCGGGGGAGCCAGCGCCGGTGGGGCAGAAGACGCAGTACAGAGACGGGGTGTTTGAGAGGGCGTTCATGACTCTGTTCGCTCGGAAGATGGAGAGGTTTGGGAAAGCAGGGGCTgatgatcagaagaagaagaagaagaagaagaagaatggatGGGGAAATTGGGGATGGTGGGATGAGTATGAGTACGAGAGTTTTGTTGAAGTGTCGAAGAGAGTGATGCAGGGGAGGTCTCGTTTGCAGCAGCAGCAAGTGGTGACGGAGGTCCTCTTGTCCATGCTTCCCCCTGGCGCTCCTGctcag TTTAGAAAACTCTTTCCACCAACGAAGTGGGCTGCAGAATTCAATGCTGCACTAACAGTGCCTTTCTTCCACTGGTTAGTTGGGCCTTCAGAG GTTGTGGAAGTTGAGGTAGATGGAGTGAAGCAAAGAAGTGGAGTGCATATAAAGAAATGCAG GTACCTGGAGAACAGTGGGTGTGTTGGAATGTGTGTGAACATGTGCAAAATTCCTACCCAAGATTTCTTCACAAATGAATTTGGGCTTCCTTTGACCATGATTCCAA ATTTTGAGGATATGAGTTGTGACATGGTGTATGGCCAAGTGCCACCCAGGTTCGAGGAGGATCCAGTGTCCAAACAGCCTTGTCTTGCAGATGTTT GCTCCATGGCAAACCCTAGCTCCAGTATCTGCCCTAAACTACAAGCTTGA